A single region of the Candidatus Protochlamydia amoebophila UWE25 genome encodes:
- a CDS encoding OmpH family outer membrane protein, producing the protein MKNLRQLLLTLFCTFVVSTSAFAQTTSQPLKIGIVNAKKCLDESKLGKQEQANFDKMKKQMESILQDKERDLEELESKINDEDYMDSISEEAASELKRKKRNLKNEGLQLQNQYIQTLQQANLKIVQKLTDTIAKASSQVAQDTTIGQAVDVIFSDEACTYFAPGLDVTDRVVTKMNAIYDNEQKEASKK; encoded by the coding sequence ATGAAAAATCTACGTCAATTACTATTAACTCTATTTTGTACCTTTGTCGTTTCAACGTCGGCATTTGCCCAAACAACTTCCCAACCTTTAAAGATTGGAATTGTCAATGCAAAAAAATGCTTGGATGAATCTAAATTAGGTAAGCAAGAACAAGCAAATTTTGACAAAATGAAAAAACAAATGGAGTCTATTCTTCAAGATAAAGAACGTGATTTAGAAGAACTTGAAAGCAAAATCAATGATGAAGATTACATGGATAGCATTTCGGAAGAAGCTGCTAGCGAACTAAAACGTAAAAAACGAAATCTAAAAAATGAAGGACTACAACTTCAAAATCAATATATTCAAACTTTACAGCAAGCAAATCTTAAAATCGTACAAAAATTAACAGACACAATCGCAAAAGCCTCTAGTCAAGTTGCTCAAGATACTACAATTGGCCAAGCTGTGGATGTGATTTTTAGCGATGAAGCTTGTACCTATTTTGCTCCTGGACTAGATGTTACTGATCGTGTTGTCACTAAAATGAATGCTATCTATGATAATGAACAAAAAGAAGCCTCTAAAAAATAG
- the recR gene encoding recombination mediator RecR, producing the protein MRYPEHLLKLIHILKKFPGVGHKSAERFAFHLLNWPMEHLIELSETVKNTKDKIKQCLNCGCLTDEAACYFCDINQRDSQIICVTAFPRDVFSIEETHEYRGLYHVLGGVLSPLENRGPEHLSISRLKHRIQDLQIKEVVIALDSTLEGDATALFLKQELAADDIQISRLAFGLPMGSSLDYVDGGTLARALAGRSRF; encoded by the coding sequence ATGCGTTACCCTGAGCATTTATTAAAGTTAATTCATATTTTGAAAAAATTTCCGGGTGTGGGCCATAAAAGTGCCGAGCGTTTTGCCTTCCATCTATTAAATTGGCCGATGGAGCATCTCATTGAATTAAGCGAAACTGTCAAAAATACAAAAGACAAAATAAAACAATGTTTGAACTGCGGCTGTTTAACAGATGAGGCAGCTTGTTATTTTTGTGATATTAATCAGCGAGACTCGCAAATTATTTGCGTGACAGCTTTCCCGCGTGATGTGTTTTCAATTGAAGAAACTCACGAATATCGGGGTTTATATCACGTTTTAGGAGGGGTATTATCTCCTTTAGAAAATCGTGGACCAGAACATTTATCAATTTCTCGACTAAAACATAGAATCCAAGACTTACAAATTAAAGAGGTTGTTATTGCTTTAGATTCTACGTTAGAAGGAGATGCGACTGCCCTATTCCTCAAACAAGAATTGGCTGCCGACGACATTCAGATTTCTCGTCTCGCGTTTGGCCTTCCTATGGGGAGCTCACTAGATTATGTAGATGGAGGCACTTTAGCCAGAGCATTAGCAGGGCGCAGTCGCTTCTAA
- the bamA gene encoding outer membrane protein assembly factor BamA produces the protein MLKKIFFTFYCFSFLFLHAVYGQILQFENQAINKIEIQVHSRAGIITDNQTLMSRLRTQPGGFFSQADFDEDLKTLAQEFDRVDPIVNTTEEKVSITLNLWPKPTIRNIHWCGNHRVSTNRLQKELGIGCFVTFERQAFNQAFHKLKAYYIRKGFFEAQLNYHVELNSETNEVNITIEIQEGRSGKIQEIDFVNFSEKEEHEILSQMMTKKYNIFLSWFSEEGTYNEDAIQQDRLIITNYLQNQGYADASVEINVMEASKTDRIIVTIIADKGERYYFGRLSFEGNQIICDEEIDRLFGIRQGEFFSIESIRETIETLTDAYGRLGYVDAIIDFEPELDERDYKYHVNFKIEEGEQFYVGLVRVFGNLSTKTSVILHETLMIPGEIFNTIKLKATEQRLINIGYFKHVNVYIVKGTESTLGNNYRDVYIEVEETNTGQFSAFVGYSSVEELFGGINITERNFNHEGFYYLWRDGLRALRGGGEYAQFNIQIGQKSRNYTFSWTKPYFMDTKWTIGFDLSKASTRYISKDYDLDTVSLILRANYNINQFVRFGVQYRLKNGVVHLGHRGDHIPKLEHDAHIHGLISAIGTSLNYDSTDHPIKPTAGFRSKLLIEYAGLGGDHQFFSLGYFNSYYYPVGSRMVLKYRADLRFIQPMGHTRYDILPLDERIFLGGDYNVRGFRPYRLGPQYKNTHVPRGGLSMQFYSVELSRKIMGEFEIFTFLDAGHLSEDTWEFGRMSVSVGYGTRFKLLASVPPITLGMGYPLNAKNRSEVKKFFFSLGGNF, from the coding sequence ATGTTGAAGAAAATTTTTTTTACGTTTTATTGCTTTTCCTTCCTTTTTCTTCATGCTGTATATGGCCAAATTCTACAGTTTGAAAATCAAGCTATTAATAAAATAGAGATCCAAGTTCATAGTCGTGCGGGAATCATTACCGATAACCAAACCTTAATGAGTCGTTTACGTACACAACCTGGAGGATTTTTTTCACAGGCTGATTTTGATGAAGATTTAAAAACATTGGCTCAAGAATTCGATCGAGTCGATCCAATTGTCAATACAACAGAAGAAAAAGTATCGATCACACTTAACCTTTGGCCAAAACCAACAATTCGAAATATTCATTGGTGTGGAAACCATCGAGTGAGCACTAATCGCCTTCAAAAAGAGTTAGGGATTGGGTGTTTTGTCACTTTTGAGCGCCAAGCCTTTAATCAAGCTTTTCACAAATTGAAGGCTTACTACATTCGCAAAGGTTTTTTTGAAGCTCAATTAAATTATCATGTCGAACTTAATTCTGAAACAAATGAAGTAAACATTACCATTGAAATTCAAGAAGGACGTTCAGGAAAAATACAAGAAATCGATTTTGTAAATTTTAGTGAAAAAGAAGAGCACGAAATATTAAGTCAAATGATGACTAAAAAATATAATATTTTTCTAAGCTGGTTTAGCGAGGAAGGTACCTATAACGAAGACGCTATCCAACAAGATCGACTCATTATTACCAATTATTTGCAAAATCAAGGTTATGCAGATGCTTCTGTTGAAATCAACGTCATGGAAGCTAGTAAAACAGATCGAATCATCGTGACGATCATCGCCGATAAAGGAGAGCGGTACTATTTTGGCCGTTTATCTTTTGAAGGCAACCAAATTATTTGTGATGAAGAAATTGATCGACTTTTTGGTATTCGTCAAGGAGAATTTTTTTCAATCGAAAGTATTCGAGAGACAATAGAAACATTAACTGATGCTTATGGTCGTTTAGGATATGTTGACGCAATCATCGATTTTGAACCAGAGTTAGATGAGCGTGACTACAAATATCATGTTAACTTTAAAATTGAAGAAGGTGAACAATTTTATGTAGGATTGGTTCGCGTCTTCGGAAACCTTTCGACGAAAACATCTGTGATCCTCCATGAAACACTGATGATTCCTGGAGAAATATTTAATACGATTAAATTAAAAGCCACAGAGCAAAGGCTTATTAACATTGGTTATTTCAAACATGTTAACGTTTATATTGTTAAAGGAACAGAATCTACTTTAGGAAACAACTATAGAGATGTTTATATCGAAGTCGAGGAAACGAATACAGGACAATTTAGTGCTTTTGTTGGTTACAGTAGTGTGGAAGAGCTTTTTGGAGGAATCAACATTACTGAAAGAAACTTTAATCATGAAGGTTTCTATTATCTCTGGCGAGATGGATTAAGAGCGTTAAGAGGTGGAGGAGAATATGCACAGTTTAACATACAAATAGGACAAAAAAGCCGAAACTATACTTTTTCTTGGACAAAACCCTATTTTATGGATACAAAATGGACTATTGGTTTTGACTTATCTAAAGCAAGCACTCGCTATATTTCTAAAGACTATGATCTTGATACAGTTTCTTTAATATTAAGAGCTAATTATAATATTAACCAATTCGTTCGCTTTGGAGTTCAATACCGGCTAAAAAATGGTGTTGTTCATTTAGGTCATCGGGGAGATCACATTCCTAAATTAGAACATGATGCACATATTCATGGATTAATATCCGCTATCGGAACCTCTTTAAATTATGACTCTACAGATCATCCTATTAAACCAACAGCGGGATTTAGATCAAAACTCTTAATCGAATATGCTGGCTTAGGCGGTGATCACCAATTTTTTAGCTTGGGATATTTTAATTCTTATTATTATCCGGTTGGAAGCAGAATGGTATTAAAATATCGAGCCGACTTGCGTTTTATTCAACCTATGGGCCACACGCGCTATGATATTTTACCTTTAGATGAGCGTATTTTTTTAGGGGGAGACTACAACGTACGAGGTTTTAGACCTTATCGATTAGGTCCTCAGTATAAGAATACACATGTACCTCGCGGAGGACTTTCAATGCAGTTTTACTCAGTCGAATTATCGAGAAAAATTATGGGTGAATTTGAAATTTTTACTTTTCTAGATGCAGGTCATCTTTCTGAGGACACATGGGAATTTGGTCGAATGAGTGTATCTGTAGGATATGGAACTCGATTTAAGCTGCTAGCTAGCGTCCCTCCAATTACCCTTGGAATGGGATATCCTTTAAATGCAAAAAATCGAAGTGAAGTAAAAAAATTCTTTTTTTCTTTAGGTGGAAATTTTTAA
- the fabD gene encoding ACP S-malonyltransferase: MDKKIYKRISFLFPGQGAQYPGMAKDFVNQFSLAQLTFEEADDILKRSLSNIVFNGSEEELTLTKNSQLGIYVSSIAILRVVSELYNLKPFVCSGLSLGEYTALTASEMLPYQETLPLVRYRSEYMHEACEETKGSMIVVIGLENSVVEEMVNKLNLTNDLWIANFNCPGQVVLSGTSLGIEAGVAAAKEHGAKRVLPLRVAGAFHSGLMQVAENRLNPFISSTPFQKGSSQLVMNVSGDFVDDLELVRTHLSKQITHSVRWEQGIRAIESHDVDLFIEFGPGKTLNGLNKRIGVKAPTLSIEKVEDLALLDHIIQ, from the coding sequence ATGGATAAAAAAATTTATAAACGCATTTCCTTTCTTTTTCCTGGTCAAGGGGCCCAATATCCAGGAATGGCTAAAGATTTTGTGAATCAATTTTCTCTGGCTCAACTTACATTTGAAGAGGCCGATGATATTTTAAAGCGTTCTCTTTCAAATATTGTATTTAATGGTTCTGAAGAGGAGTTGACTTTAACAAAAAATAGTCAGCTTGGAATTTATGTCTCTAGTATAGCCATTTTGCGAGTAGTTTCCGAATTATACAATTTAAAGCCATTTGTTTGTTCAGGTCTTAGTTTAGGGGAATATACAGCATTAACTGCGAGTGAAATGCTCCCATATCAAGAGACTTTGCCTTTAGTTCGATACCGTAGTGAATATATGCATGAGGCTTGTGAAGAAACTAAAGGATCAATGATTGTTGTCATAGGGCTTGAAAACTCTGTTGTTGAAGAGATGGTGAACAAGCTGAATTTAACAAATGATTTATGGATTGCTAATTTTAACTGTCCCGGTCAGGTTGTTCTTTCTGGAACCTCTTTGGGCATTGAAGCTGGAGTTGCAGCGGCCAAGGAGCATGGAGCAAAAAGAGTTCTTCCCTTACGAGTGGCAGGTGCTTTTCATAGTGGATTAATGCAAGTAGCGGAAAATCGATTGAATCCATTTATTTCGTCAACTCCTTTCCAAAAAGGGTCTTCTCAACTTGTGATGAACGTGTCTGGGGATTTCGTCGATGATTTAGAACTTGTCCGAACTCATTTAAGCAAACAAATCACACATTCTGTTCGATGGGAGCAGGGAATTCGCGCAATCGAAAGTCATGATGTGGATTTATTTATTGAATTTGGTCCAGGAAAAACACTCA
- a CDS encoding PT domain-containing protein produces the protein MQKLFDLFEHRSFKEQLILWLLSLVLLPLIWTTFISYELSKKLILDQSTNQPINQSTNQPINQSTNQPINQSTNQPII, from the coding sequence ATGCAAAAACTTTTTGATTTATTTGAACATCGAAGCTTTAAAGAGCAATTAATTTTATGGCTTTTAAGCCTCGTACTGCTTCCGCTTATTTGGACAACTTTTATTTCCTATGAATTATCCAAAAAATTGATCCTAGACCAATCAACCAATCAACCAATCAACCAATCAACCAATCAACCAATCAACCAATCAACCAATCAACCAATCAACCAATCAACCAATCAACCAATCATTTGA
- a CDS encoding beta-ketoacyl-ACP synthase III — MANQIIARITGVGSYLPERVLSNQDLEKMVETSDDWIVSRTGIRERRLADAKEFPSDMGTYAAQKALKTANLKAEQIDMILVATMSPDYISPSTANLIQANLGASKAAAMDIQAACTGFLYGLSVAKAYIESNMYRHVLVIATEKMSAFIDYKDRTTCVLFGDGAAAAVVKGEGEGLKIDSLCLGADGELANLVLIPGGGSRKPASIETVSEGLHYFKMSGNEVFKHAVRRMSAAARECLVRAELQESDVSWLIPHQANKRIIDAIAKNFNFPDEKVYQTVHKYGNTSASSIAIALDELIKEHSFENGEHFLLTAFGGGLTWGASILTKTTR; from the coding sequence ATGGCAAATCAAATAATTGCTCGGATAACAGGCGTAGGATCTTATTTACCTGAACGCGTGCTTTCTAATCAAGATTTAGAGAAAATGGTCGAGACTTCAGATGATTGGATCGTATCTAGAACGGGAATACGTGAAAGACGCTTAGCAGATGCGAAAGAATTTCCTTCCGATATGGGAACTTACGCTGCTCAAAAAGCTCTTAAAACTGCCAATTTGAAAGCTGAGCAAATTGACATGATTTTAGTTGCCACAATGAGTCCTGATTATATTTCACCCAGTACAGCTAATCTAATTCAAGCAAATCTAGGAGCAAGTAAAGCAGCCGCTATGGATATTCAGGCAGCTTGTACAGGATTTTTATATGGTTTGTCAGTAGCAAAAGCTTATATTGAATCTAATATGTATCGGCATGTTCTTGTTATTGCAACAGAAAAAATGTCTGCCTTTATTGATTATAAGGATCGGACGACATGTGTTTTGTTCGGTGATGGAGCAGCGGCGGCTGTTGTTAAAGGAGAAGGGGAAGGGTTGAAGATTGATTCCTTGTGTTTGGGTGCGGATGGAGAATTAGCTAATTTAGTTTTAATTCCCGGCGGTGGATCGAGAAAACCCGCCTCAATAGAAACGGTTTCGGAAGGGTTACATTACTTTAAAATGTCAGGTAATGAGGTTTTTAAACATGCTGTTAGGCGCATGAGTGCAGCGGCACGCGAATGTTTAGTTCGAGCTGAGCTCCAAGAATCTGATGTGAGTTGGCTTATTCCTCATCAAGCAAATAAAAGGATTATTGATGCCATAGCTAAAAATTTTAATTTCCCCGATGAAAAAGTTTATCAAACTGTTCACAAATATGGAAATACTTCTGCTTCAAGCATCGCAATTGCTTTGGATGAATTAATCAAAGAACATAGCTTTGAGAATGGTGAGCATTTTCTCTTAACCGCTTTCGGTGGAGGATTAACTTGGGGTGCTTCAATTTTGACCAAAACAACAAGGTAA